Proteins encoded within one genomic window of Halocatena marina:
- the serA gene encoding phosphoglycerate dehydrogenase, which yields MKVLVTDPIADAGLERLDEAGFIVETAYDIEGEALRSAIQDAVGLVVRSGTEVTADLLAAAPELVIVGRAGIGVDNIDIDAATEHGVIVANAPEGNVRAAAEHTVAMAFATARSIPQAHSRLKSGEWAKGEYLGTELNNKTLGIVGLGRVGQEVARRLNSLGMDLLAYDPYIGADRAAALGAELAELDTVLERADIATVHTPLTPETEGLISEPELAKLEGGYLINCARGGIIDESALAEAVADGTLNGAALDVFADEPLSTDSPLLAVENVVVTPHLGASTEAAQENVATSIADQIVAATNDEPVMNALNAPSIDASAFPRVEPYIKLSETAGRIAMQLFDGRANEAHVEYAGDIAGEEIDIVTASALKGMFRPLEPQVNAVNAPSVAEERGIDVIESKTQQAEDFQSLVTVTVRNGEDTISVCGTQFTGSDPRIVRIDGYRVDAIPHGHMLVARNYDRPGVIGFIGTVLGDHEINIAGMYNGRETIGGEALTVYSLDNEIPKEIIDQLEADERIIRAKYLALNNQ from the coding sequence ATGAAAGTACTTGTTACGGATCCAATCGCGGATGCGGGGTTGGAGCGGCTCGACGAAGCGGGCTTTATCGTAGAAACGGCATACGATATCGAGGGTGAGGCGCTTCGGAGCGCTATCCAAGACGCCGTTGGGCTCGTCGTCCGTTCGGGAACCGAAGTGACGGCTGACCTCCTCGCGGCCGCACCGGAGCTCGTTATCGTTGGTCGTGCGGGAATCGGTGTCGACAACATCGATATCGATGCCGCGACCGAGCACGGCGTGATCGTCGCTAACGCTCCTGAAGGGAACGTCCGCGCCGCCGCAGAGCATACGGTTGCCATGGCGTTCGCTACTGCGCGCTCCATTCCGCAGGCACACAGCCGCCTGAAATCTGGTGAGTGGGCAAAAGGAGAGTATCTTGGGACTGAACTCAACAATAAGACGCTCGGAATTGTCGGGCTCGGTCGCGTCGGTCAAGAGGTCGCACGGCGTCTCAACTCCCTTGGGATGGACCTCCTCGCGTACGACCCGTACATCGGCGCGGACCGCGCTGCGGCTCTTGGCGCGGAGCTTGCAGAACTCGATACTGTCCTCGAGCGAGCTGACATTGCAACGGTTCACACCCCACTTACTCCCGAAACTGAAGGACTCATCAGTGAGCCAGAGCTTGCGAAACTTGAGGGAGGATATCTCATCAACTGTGCTCGCGGCGGTATCATCGATGAAAGCGCACTTGCAGAAGCCGTTGCAGATGGTACCCTCAACGGTGCGGCGCTCGATGTGTTCGCTGACGAGCCACTCTCTACAGACAGTCCGCTGCTTGCTGTCGAAAACGTCGTTGTCACACCGCACCTCGGTGCAAGCACGGAAGCCGCACAGGAGAACGTCGCAACGAGTATCGCAGATCAGATCGTGGCTGCCACCAACGACGAGCCGGTGATGAACGCGCTCAATGCTCCTTCGATCGATGCGAGCGCGTTCCCGCGGGTCGAGCCGTACATCAAGCTAAGCGAGACCGCAGGCCGGATCGCAATGCAACTGTTCGATGGACGCGCCAACGAAGCGCACGTCGAATACGCGGGGGACATCGCCGGAGAAGAGATCGATATCGTCACTGCAAGCGCACTCAAAGGGATGTTCCGTCCGCTCGAACCACAGGTCAACGCGGTCAACGCTCCATCTGTCGCCGAAGAGCGGGGCATCGATGTTATCGAGTCGAAAACGCAACAGGCAGAGGACTTCCAGAGTCTGGTTACAGTGACCGTCAGAAATGGAGAGGACACTATCAGCGTCTGTGGAACGCAGTTCACCGGGAGCGACCCGCGTATTGTCCGTATCGACGGTTATCGTGTAGATGCGATCCCGCACGGACACATGCTCGTTGCCCGCAACTACGACCGACCCGGTGTTATCGGCTTCATCGGTACCGTGCTGGGCGATCACGAGATTAACATTGCAGGGATGTACAATGGCCGTGAAACCATCGGCGGTGAAGCACTCACCGTCTACTCGCTCGACAATGAGATCCCGAAAGAAATCATCGATCAACTGGAAGCCGACGAGCGAATCATCCGAGCGAAATACCTCGCGCTGAACAACCAGTAG
- the serB gene encoding phosphoserine phosphatase SerB, giving the protein MSIVAFDFDGTLSDSEMTVLLGEQRSVADEMAAITERAMNDEIDYATSLRERAALLEGLSVADAQQAFDAVYLREGSADLITALRDAGVHVAILTGGFERGVERALERENVTVDTIVANRLPVENGELTGTVEGPLIEGTKDDALDDLVRELDITGDTIAVGDGANDLPMLEFASSAIGYEPKPAVEPACDVTVSSMAELQELLTARDILSV; this is encoded by the coding sequence ATGAGCATCGTCGCATTCGACTTCGATGGGACACTCTCCGATTCAGAGATGACCGTCTTGTTGGGCGAACAGCGGTCGGTCGCCGACGAGATGGCTGCGATCACTGAACGAGCGATGAACGACGAGATCGATTACGCCACCAGCCTGCGCGAGCGGGCGGCACTTCTCGAAGGGCTTTCAGTGGCGGATGCACAGCAGGCGTTCGATGCGGTGTATTTGCGGGAGGGAAGCGCGGACCTCATCACTGCACTCCGCGACGCTGGCGTCCACGTCGCAATTCTCACCGGCGGCTTCGAGCGTGGTGTCGAGCGCGCGCTCGAACGCGAAAATGTCACCGTCGATACGATTGTCGCTAATCGGTTGCCGGTCGAAAATGGTGAACTCACGGGAACCGTCGAGGGGCCTCTTATTGAGGGCACAAAAGACGACGCATTGGATGATCTCGTCCGCGAACTGGACATCACTGGCGATACAATCGCGGTCGGTGACGGGGCGAACGACCTGCCGATGCTCGAATTTGCATCCAGTGCGATCGGATACGAACCGAAGCCAGCGGTCGAACCTGCTTGTGATGTAACCGTCTCATCGATGGCGGAACTCCAAGAGCTACTCACTGCGCGCGACATACTGAGCGTCTGA
- a CDS encoding GTP cyclohydrolase IIa, whose translation MIQTTLFQLDDYGPWTVQPTPRSEMDLQVLQARLYANIAAFVGDREGYAFYTRGDNIIGITNGLDREEHERLQASLRNRYPVTVSFGIGTGETPRTALEAASTALQTAGSAQDETRTGVCRGKTLIEDRMKNGTSDENTVHVAHFDIESATEQFTDRLDAFETYTAIHRWCGSLARHLYRTHDALSFFVGGDNVVSICPAMDEQAYHDVIDHVTESVGIPFRVGVGAGRTAHKAGLAAKYGLERGRERKQPVVITEQPQTVSL comes from the coding sequence ATGATTCAGACAACGCTGTTTCAACTGGACGATTACGGTCCGTGGACGGTTCAGCCCACCCCGAGATCGGAGATGGATCTGCAAGTGCTGCAAGCGCGATTGTACGCGAATATTGCAGCGTTTGTCGGAGATCGGGAGGGATACGCGTTTTACACGCGAGGAGACAACATCATCGGGATCACGAACGGTCTCGACAGAGAGGAACACGAACGACTGCAAGCATCACTCCGAAACAGATATCCCGTGACGGTCAGCTTCGGGATCGGAACCGGAGAGACACCACGAACGGCGCTCGAAGCAGCAAGCACAGCGCTACAGACCGCTGGGAGCGCTCAAGACGAGACGAGAACAGGAGTGTGTCGAGGGAAGACACTGATTGAAGACCGAATGAAAAATGGAACAAGTGATGAAAATACCGTTCACGTCGCTCATTTCGACATAGAGAGCGCGACAGAACAGTTCACCGACCGTCTGGACGCGTTCGAGACCTACACTGCGATCCATCGCTGGTGTGGGTCACTCGCTCGCCATCTCTACCGCACACACGACGCTCTCTCGTTTTTCGTCGGCGGTGATAACGTCGTGTCGATCTGTCCAGCGATGGACGAACAGGCCTACCACGACGTGATCGACCACGTCACTGAGAGTGTCGGAATTCCGTTTCGTGTTGGTGTTGGTGCTGGTCGAACGGCACACAAGGCGGGACTAGCAGCAAAGTACGGGCTCGAACGAGGACGTGAACGAAAACAGCCTGTCGTGATCACCGAACAGCCACAGACTGTGAGTCTTTGA
- the mvaD gene encoding phosphomevalonate decarboxylase MvaD, which translates to MKATARAHPIQGLIKYHGMRDPELRLPYHDSISVCTAPSNSTTTAEFDSSLDGDRIVIDGEDVSGRAAERVENVIDHVRSLADREDPVRFESESSFPTNIGFGSSSSGFAAAAMALCEAAGLDMTRPEISTVARRGSSSAARAVTGGFSHLRTGLNDEDCRSERIETELDDKLRVIACEVPAYKETEEAHKEAADSHMFEARLAHIHGQIASMRDALRRGDFDAVFERTEHDSLSLAATTMTGPAGWVYWQPSTLSIFETVRDLRNDGIPVFFSTDTGASVYVNTTEEHVTTVENAVGKHAPTRVWSVGGPARILEESEALF; encoded by the coding sequence ATGAAGGCAACTGCTCGGGCGCATCCGATTCAGGGACTGATCAAATATCACGGAATGCGAGATCCGGAGCTGCGGCTCCCGTATCACGATTCCATCAGTGTTTGTACAGCTCCGAGCAATTCGACCACGACCGCCGAGTTCGACTCCTCGCTCGACGGTGACCGCATCGTTATCGATGGCGAAGACGTGTCGGGTCGCGCCGCAGAACGCGTCGAAAACGTCATCGATCACGTGCGTTCGCTCGCAGACCGTGAGGATCCCGTTCGTTTCGAGAGTGAGAGCTCATTCCCAACAAACATCGGCTTCGGTTCGTCGTCGTCCGGATTCGCTGCCGCCGCGATGGCACTCTGTGAAGCTGCCGGGTTGGATATGACTCGTCCCGAAATTTCGACCGTCGCCCGTCGCGGCTCATCGTCTGCGGCGCGGGCAGTCACGGGTGGATTCTCCCATCTCCGAACGGGACTGAACGACGAGGACTGTCGCTCAGAACGGATCGAAACCGAGCTTGATGACAAACTTCGGGTCATCGCATGCGAGGTTCCAGCGTACAAAGAAACTGAGGAAGCGCACAAAGAGGCCGCAGACAGCCACATGTTCGAGGCTCGGTTGGCGCACATCCACGGTCAGATCGCATCCATGCGCGATGCACTTCGACGCGGCGATTTCGATGCCGTGTTCGAACGCACCGAACACGATTCACTCTCGCTTGCCGCGACGACGATGACTGGTCCGGCGGGGTGGGTATACTGGCAGCCCTCCACGCTCTCCATCTTCGAGACAGTCCGAGATCTTCGGAACGACGGCATCCCTGTATTCTTCTCGACTGATACGGGTGCGAGCGTCTACGTCAACACGACAGAAGAACACGTCACGACGGTCGAAAATGCCGTCGGTAAACACGCACCGACACGTGTTTGGAGTGTCGGCGGACCGGCCCGGATTCTCGAAGAGAGCGAAGCACTCTTTTGA
- a CDS encoding riboflavin synthase — MYTGVVEATGEVTANERTGDGRRLRVALDAADITSGESIAVSGVCLTAERVGDGWFEAFLSEETVARTNVWEAGTTVNLERPLALDDRLHGHVMKGTVDAVTEVVGIEQRGEGWWFEFAMPAAYAPYFVEKGAVALDGISLTVASLTDETFAVAVVPATYERTTLSEMAVGDRLNVEVDILAKYVERQHQSLQ, encoded by the coding sequence ATGTACACGGGTGTTGTCGAAGCGACCGGCGAGGTTACTGCGAACGAGCGGACTGGAGATGGTCGTCGACTCCGGGTGGCGCTCGATGCGGCCGATATCACATCGGGAGAGAGCATCGCGGTGAGTGGTGTCTGCTTGACTGCAGAGCGTGTCGGTGACGGCTGGTTCGAGGCGTTTCTCTCTGAGGAAACTGTTGCCCGAACCAACGTCTGGGAAGCGGGCACGACAGTCAATCTCGAACGGCCGCTCGCGCTCGACGACCGACTTCACGGACACGTGATGAAGGGAACCGTCGACGCAGTCACTGAGGTCGTCGGAATCGAACAGCGCGGTGAGGGATGGTGGTTCGAATTCGCCATGCCAGCAGCGTATGCCCCGTATTTCGTCGAGAAAGGAGCAGTTGCACTCGATGGCATCAGCCTCACTGTTGCGTCACTTACGGACGAAACGTTCGCTGTTGCGGTCGTTCCGGCGACCTACGAGCGAACGACACTGTCCGAGATGGCTGTCGGTGACCGCCTCAACGTCGAAGTTGACATCCTTGCCAAATACGTCGAACGCCAGCACCAGAGCCTGCAATGA
- a CDS encoding protein-L-isoaspartate O-methyltransferase produces the protein MDRAVLRDDMVDSLEHEAKGWINTESVSLAMRSVPRHEFVPDEQRAYADCSFEQFGTRVLAPSTAARLVEALDPTPDDSVLIVGVGVGYTAAVVAEIVGDQNVQAIDITRRLVWEARNNLARAGYNGVLVDRHDGSDGLPAYAPYDRILLEAAAIEPPQTLLRQLDASGHLVMPLGASTQRLVSVSKDGTTVDEFGRVAFSPMLVDGEQVDTVERNRTVREDREFAARESEGRHGWEQHWIDWTHGQKH, from the coding sequence ATGGATCGTGCGGTGCTGCGAGACGACATGGTTGACAGCCTCGAACACGAAGCCAAGGGCTGGATCAATACCGAATCCGTTAGTCTCGCCATGCGGTCAGTTCCGCGTCACGAATTTGTCCCCGACGAACAGCGCGCGTACGCCGATTGCTCATTCGAACAGTTCGGAACGCGTGTGCTCGCGCCGAGCACCGCTGCACGGCTCGTCGAAGCACTCGATCCGACACCCGATGATTCCGTTCTCATCGTCGGCGTTGGCGTCGGATACACTGCCGCAGTTGTCGCCGAGATCGTCGGTGATCAGAACGTACAGGCGATCGATATTACCCGGCGGTTGGTCTGGGAAGCCCGAAACAACCTCGCAAGAGCAGGCTACAACGGTGTGCTCGTCGACCGTCACGACGGAAGCGATGGGTTACCGGCGTATGCTCCCTACGACCGAATTCTACTCGAAGCTGCGGCCATCGAACCACCGCAAACGCTTCTTCGACAGCTCGATGCCAGTGGACACCTCGTTATGCCACTCGGTGCGAGTACGCAGCGACTTGTGAGTGTTTCAAAAGACGGTACCACAGTCGATGAATTCGGCCGCGTCGCGTTTTCACCGATGCTCGTCGACGGCGAACAGGTCGATACGGTTGAGCGAAATCGAACGGTGCGCGAAGACCGTGAGTTCGCTGCGCGAGAGAGCGAGGGGCGACACGGCTGGGAACAACACTGGATCGACTGGACACACGGTCAGAAGCACTAA
- a CDS encoding RIO1 family regulatory kinase/ATPase produces MVFRRLIKGNIEWDRLESVMREFARRYGEDELRVEFLEANNWLSTPCVVNDRWFVKVISDQHTLVHTLITTGRNLGALSSGRMRFFEHVGTPFEMAEQELHATQTMHEIGANVPEPIEAFEHDGLGVLVVEYLLDFSTLSELQDESVERFAPELFASLARIHDIGLSHGDLRAENVLIADDELYLIDATNVREDSIEEARAYDLACALAALEPHTGARVAIDAAAKSYTVGDLLAAREFLDFVNMRPDHDFDAAGLKGEIEKDADEAGSPASTAR; encoded by the coding sequence ATGGTGTTTCGTCGGCTCATCAAAGGGAACATCGAGTGGGACCGACTGGAGAGCGTCATGCGTGAGTTTGCGCGCCGGTATGGGGAGGACGAACTCCGTGTCGAGTTCCTCGAAGCCAACAACTGGCTATCGACACCGTGTGTGGTCAACGACCGGTGGTTCGTGAAGGTCATTTCGGACCAGCACACACTCGTCCACACGCTGATCACCACTGGCCGGAATCTCGGTGCGCTCTCAAGCGGTCGGATGCGGTTTTTCGAACACGTCGGGACGCCGTTCGAGATGGCAGAACAGGAACTCCACGCGACGCAGACGATGCACGAGATCGGAGCGAACGTTCCCGAGCCGATCGAGGCGTTCGAGCACGACGGACTCGGCGTGCTCGTCGTCGAATACCTCCTTGATTTTTCCACGCTGAGCGAGCTTCAGGACGAGTCGGTCGAGCGATTCGCCCCCGAGCTGTTCGCGTCGCTCGCTCGTATCCACGACATTGGTCTTTCTCACGGTGATCTCCGGGCAGAGAACGTGCTCATCGCAGACGACGAACTGTATCTCATTGACGCGACGAACGTCCGCGAGGATTCGATCGAAGAAGCGCGCGCGTACGATCTCGCCTGTGCGCTCGCAGCACTCGAACCACACACCGGCGCACGTGTCGCTATCGACGCCGCGGCGAAAAGCTACACTGTTGGCGATCTCCTCGCTGCTCGTGAGTTTCTCGATTTCGTCAATATGCGACCGGATCACGATTTTGATGCTGCAGGGCTCAAAGGCGAGATCGAGAAGGATGCAGACGAAGCCGGTTCACCAGCGAGCACTGCTCGGTAG
- a CDS encoding O-acetylhomoserine aminocarboxypropyltransferase/cysteine synthase family protein codes for MGTDERRTRGFGTRCVHAGQESDPETGAAAPPLYQTSSYSFDDASHAADLYALEAEGDVYSRISNPTNRMLEQRLADLEGGVGALTTGSGMAALDAATFVLAEVGDNIVSASSIYGGTHAYFSHTAKRRGIEARFVDTLKYEQYADAIDENTAYVHLETIGNPSLVTPDISRIAEIAHEHGVPLLVDNTFATPALCRPIEHGADLVWESTTKWIHGSGTTIGGVLVDGGRFPWGDYPEKYPEIGGENPAFHGLNFTERYGERAFTHAARQRALRSLGDQQSPFDGWVTMQGLETLALRMERHCENARTVATFLEDHPSVAWVTYPGLASHETHDNARRYLDGGFGGMIAFGLEGGYEAGKRLCESVDLAQFLANVGDAKTLVIHPASTTHAQLSPDEQRASGVTPDLVRLSVGIEDAEDIIADLDGAI; via the coding sequence ATGGGAACTGACGAGCGGCGCACGCGCGGATTCGGGACGCGTTGTGTCCACGCCGGGCAAGAGTCGGACCCGGAAACCGGAGCGGCTGCACCGCCTTTGTATCAAACGTCCTCGTACAGCTTCGACGACGCTTCGCACGCGGCTGATCTGTACGCGCTTGAGGCTGAGGGGGACGTTTACTCGCGGATAAGCAATCCGACGAACCGAATGCTCGAACAACGGCTCGCGGATCTCGAAGGCGGTGTCGGTGCGCTCACGACAGGTTCAGGAATGGCTGCACTCGACGCCGCGACGTTTGTGCTCGCAGAAGTGGGTGACAACATCGTCTCTGCGTCGTCCATTTACGGTGGGACGCACGCCTATTTCAGCCACACTGCGAAACGCCGCGGTATCGAGGCACGATTTGTTGACACGCTGAAGTACGAGCAGTACGCCGACGCGATCGATGAGAACACGGCGTACGTTCACCTCGAAACGATCGGGAACCCATCGCTTGTGACGCCCGATATCAGTCGTATCGCAGAGATCGCTCACGAACACGGTGTTCCACTGCTCGTCGACAATACGTTCGCAACGCCTGCGCTCTGTCGGCCAATCGAGCATGGAGCAGACCTCGTCTGGGAATCCACGACAAAATGGATTCACGGCTCGGGGACGACCATCGGTGGCGTGCTCGTCGATGGCGGTCGCTTCCCGTGGGGCGACTATCCGGAGAAATACCCAGAAATCGGCGGTGAGAATCCCGCGTTCCACGGGCTCAACTTCACGGAGCGCTACGGCGAGCGCGCGTTCACGCATGCAGCACGCCAGCGGGCGCTGCGGAGTCTCGGCGACCAGCAGTCGCCGTTCGATGGGTGGGTCACGATGCAAGGTCTGGAGACGCTTGCACTCCGGATGGAACGCCATTGTGAGAACGCACGTACGGTTGCGACGTTCCTCGAAGATCATCCGTCAGTCGCGTGGGTCACCTATCCTGGACTCGCTTCCCACGAGACGCACGACAATGCTCGTCGGTATCTCGACGGCGGCTTCGGCGGAATGATCGCGTTCGGGTTGGAGGGAGGCTACGAAGCCGGAAAGCGTCTGTGCGAGTCTGTTGATCTCGCGCAGTTCTTGGCGAACGTCGGCGACGCGAAGACGCTTGTTATCCACCCAGCGAGCACGACGCACGCACAGCTTTCGCCGGACGAACAGCGCGCTAGCGGCGTGACACCCGATCTGGTCCGCTTATCGGTTGGTATCGAAGATGCAGAGGACATCATCGCAGATCTCGACGGAGCAATATGA
- the metX gene encoding homoserine O-acetyltransferase: MTETVALGEFQFECGESIPNLELAYETYGEFTGDNAVLVCHALTGSAHVAGGRTTETSGQARAWWDDIVGSGKAIDTTDYYVICANVPGSCYGSSGPATKGPDGEPYGTDFPAVTVADWTRAQRLLLDELGIPHLYAVVGGSVGGMNALDWAKRHPDHTERVIAIAAAARLDPQCLALNSIARRSITSDPDWQGGDYYGTDKKPTNGLSIARQIGHVMYLSKESMNGKFGRRAAGRDAVRDTFPVDPAAGFFPYRDVESYLDYQAERFVERFDANSYLYLTRAMDNYDLAAGHESDADSLAAFDGETLCVSFTGDWHFTVEESETVAEAFRATNTDVAHHVIESDHGHDAFLVEPEKVGPPVSDFLADGVRGTAVTDTAPETDDGQAFAPVHTSLFS, translated from the coding sequence ATGACCGAGACGGTCGCGCTGGGCGAGTTCCAGTTCGAATGTGGTGAGTCAATCCCGAACCTCGAACTCGCCTACGAAACGTACGGTGAGTTCACTGGTGACAACGCGGTCCTCGTCTGTCACGCACTCACTGGAAGTGCCCACGTCGCCGGTGGGCGGACGACCGAGACCAGTGGACAAGCCCGCGCGTGGTGGGACGACATCGTCGGCTCCGGAAAGGCGATCGACACCACTGACTACTACGTTATCTGCGCGAACGTTCCCGGCTCCTGTTATGGCTCCTCGGGACCCGCCACGAAAGGCCCAGATGGTGAGCCGTACGGCACTGACTTCCCGGCAGTCACGGTCGCCGATTGGACGCGCGCCCAACGGCTGCTGCTCGATGAACTCGGAATTCCACACCTGTACGCTGTCGTCGGTGGGAGTGTCGGTGGGATGAATGCGCTGGACTGGGCGAAACGACACCCCGATCACACAGAGCGTGTCATCGCTATTGCGGCAGCTGCCCGGCTCGATCCACAGTGTCTCGCTCTCAATAGCATCGCCCGTCGGTCGATCACGTCTGATCCAGACTGGCAGGGCGGAGACTACTACGGCACAGACAAGAAGCCAACAAACGGCCTCTCAATTGCGAGACAGATTGGCCACGTGATGTATCTCTCGAAGGAGTCGATGAACGGAAAGTTCGGTCGTCGGGCAGCTGGTCGGGACGCGGTCCGTGATACGTTCCCAGTCGATCCTGCTGCCGGGTTTTTCCCGTATCGTGACGTAGAGTCCTATCTCGACTATCAGGCAGAACGGTTCGTCGAACGGTTCGACGCCAACAGTTACCTGTATCTGACACGGGCGATGGATAACTACGATCTCGCAGCTGGCCACGAATCCGATGCAGACTCCCTCGCGGCGTTCGACGGAGAGACGCTCTGTGTGTCGTTCACAGGCGACTGGCATTTCACCGTCGAGGAATCAGAAACCGTTGCAGAAGCGTTTCGTGCGACGAACACGGATGTTGCCCACCACGTCATTGAATCCGATCACGGGCACGATGCCTTCCTCGTCGAACCGGAGAAAGTCGGACCACCGGTCTCCGATTTCCTTGCAGATGGGGTGCGCGGGACGGCAGTAACGGATACTGCACCCGAAACGGACGACGGTCAGGCGTTTGCACCCGTGCACACGAGCCTGTTTAGCTAG
- a CDS encoding acyl-CoA dehydrogenase family protein, whose protein sequence is MDFNLPSEHRMIRETVREFCDEEIAPIAQEIEEEHRYPAEIFDSLAQLDMMGVPIDEEFGGLGGDQLMYALVTEEIGRASGSVGLSYAAHVSLASKPIEMFGTEEQKERWLRPLAEGEYIGSWALTEPGSGSDASDMQTHAETDGDEYVLNGTKQFITNASEAGSILVKAVTDPGAGYDGISTFIIDPRADDGFEVTTTWDKMGLNASPTCEIQFTNCRIPEDRLLGTEGEGWEQTKKTLDGGRISIAALSTGLAQGAFEAAREYATEREQFGSPISKFDAVRDMIVEMDRKIERSRLLTHKAATKYDTDEVTRLSSLAKLDASETSREVAEDAVQVLGGYGYTTDFAPQRYYRDAKLMEIGEGTSEIQRLVLGREIGL, encoded by the coding sequence ATGGACTTCAACTTGCCGTCCGAGCACCGGATGATCCGAGAGACGGTGCGGGAGTTTTGTGATGAAGAAATTGCTCCGATCGCTCAGGAAATTGAGGAGGAGCACCGCTATCCCGCCGAGATCTTCGATTCGTTAGCCCAGCTCGATATGATGGGCGTCCCGATCGACGAGGAGTTCGGTGGTCTCGGTGGCGATCAGCTCATGTACGCGCTCGTTACCGAGGAAATCGGGCGCGCCTCTGGCTCTGTGGGGTTGTCCTATGCTGCCCACGTGAGTCTCGCCTCGAAGCCGATCGAGATGTTCGGCACCGAAGAACAAAAGGAGCGCTGGCTCCGCCCGCTCGCAGAAGGAGAGTACATTGGATCGTGGGCGCTGACCGAACCAGGAAGCGGCAGCGATGCGAGCGACATGCAGACACACGCGGAGACGGACGGCGACGAGTACGTCCTCAACGGTACGAAGCAGTTCATCACGAACGCCAGTGAAGCAGGGTCCATTCTCGTCAAGGCAGTCACGGACCCCGGTGCAGGGTATGACGGCATCTCTACGTTCATCATCGATCCACGCGCCGACGACGGTTTCGAGGTGACGACAACGTGGGACAAGATGGGTCTCAACGCCTCTCCGACCTGTGAGATTCAGTTCACGAACTGTCGAATTCCCGAGGATCGACTACTCGGCACGGAAGGAGAGGGCTGGGAGCAGACAAAAAAGACCCTTGACGGCGGACGCATCTCCATCGCGGCACTCTCGACCGGTCTCGCACAAGGGGCATTTGAAGCCGCCCGGGAGTACGCGACCGAACGCGAGCAGTTCGGATCACCAATCTCGAAGTTCGACGCTGTCCGGGACATGATCGTTGAGATGGATCGTAAGATCGAACGCTCGCGCCTCCTGACGCACAAAGCGGCAACGAAGTACGACACCGATGAAGTGACACGTCTCTCATCGCTCGCAAAGCTCGATGCAAGCGAGACGAGCCGTGAGGTCGCAGAAGACGCCGTCCAAGTACTCGGCGGCTACGGCTACACGACCGACTTTGCCCCACAACGGTACTACCGCGACGCGAAACTCATGGAGATCGGAGAAGGGACGAGCGAGATTCAGCGGCTGGTGCTCGGACGCGAAATCGGATTGTAA
- the nth gene encoding endonuclease III, giving the protein MGTSLEPRESQVAEVIDRLEDEYPDSTISLVYSNRLELLIAVMLSAQCTDERVNSVTADLFEKYETAEEYANADQEELAADISSITYYNNKAKYIRSSTQTIIEAYDGTVPDTMTELTSLSGVGRKTANVVLQHGHDIVEGIVVDTHVQRLSQRLGLTQESAPKRIEQELMPIVPETHWQQLTHLFIDHGRATCTARNPDCKGCVLEDICPSSKLDSEVDLASGEPWEQ; this is encoded by the coding sequence ATGGGAACGAGCTTGGAGCCTCGAGAGAGCCAAGTTGCGGAAGTTATCGATCGGTTGGAGGACGAATATCCTGACTCTACCATCTCGCTTGTCTATTCGAATCGTCTCGAACTCCTCATCGCGGTCATGCTCTCGGCACAGTGTACCGACGAGCGAGTGAACTCAGTCACCGCCGACCTGTTCGAGAAATACGAAACTGCAGAAGAGTACGCGAACGCCGATCAGGAAGAACTCGCAGCGGACATCTCTTCGATCACCTACTACAACAACAAGGCGAAGTACATTCGTAGTTCGACCCAAACCATCATCGAAGCGTACGACGGTACGGTGCCAGATACGATGACAGAGCTCACGTCGCTGTCTGGCGTCGGGCGCAAGACCGCGAACGTTGTTCTCCAGCACGGACATGATATCGTCGAGGGAATCGTCGTCGACACGCACGTCCAACGCCTCTCCCAGCGCCTCGGCCTCACGCAGGAATCTGCTCCAAAACGAATCGAACAGGAATTGATGCCAATCGTTCCGGAGACACACTGGCAGCAACTCACTCATCTCTTCATCGACCACGGTCGGGCGACGTGTACGGCACGCAACCCAGACTGTAAGGGGTGTGTTCTCGAAGATATTTGTCCATCATCGAAACTCGATAGCGAAGTGGATCTGGCAAGCGGCGAGCCGTGGGAACAGTAG